The Streptomyces cyaneogriseus subsp. noncyanogenus region TCGCGGAGGTGAGGACGCCCGAGACCGCCCACGGGGAGAAGACCAGGGCGCGGCCGATGGCCCGGCCCACGAAGGTCTGGTTGACGATGAGGGCCAGGGCGAGCCCGAAGAGCAGTTGCAGGCCGACTTCGACGAAGACCCACTTGGCGCTGAAGACGAGGGTGCCCCAGAACTGGGGGTCCTCGGTGAAGATGTGGACGAAGTTGTCGAAGCCCGCGTATCCGTTCCGCCAGGGTTTGGTGGGGTTGTACTCCTGCAGGCTGTAGTAGAAGACGCTGATGACCGGGTAGGCGATGAAGCCCAGCATCAGCAGGCCTGCCGGGGCGATCAGCAGGTAGGGCAGCCTGCGCGGCGTGGCGGAGGCACGGCGCCGCCTCGGTGGCGCGGGCGGTTTCGCCACGGCTGCGGCTTGGGCCATGACTGTTCTCCGTTCTCGTGCGACGTGCGGTGCGTGAGCCGCTTCCCGGGGCGTTCCCGGGGGTCCCGGGGCGTCCCCGCGCGGGACGCGTGGGAAGCGCTTTCTATCCGGAGTGCGGCAGTCCGGCCGCCGGGCGGCGGCCGGAACGAGGGGGCGGGTTCAGCCCGCGTAGGGGTCCTGTACGGTGCCCGGCCGGGCGAGGAACTCGAAGTCGCAGCCGGTGTCGGCCTGGGTGATCTGGTCGAGGTAGAGGGCGCCGTAGCCGCGCTCGTAGGGCACGGGCGGCGGCGTCCAGGCGGCACGGCGCCGCTCCAGTTCCGCGTCGTCCACGTGGAGGTGCAGGGTGCGCGCCTCGACGTCCAGGGTGATCAGGTCACCGCTGCGGACGAGCGCCAGCGGCCCGCCGACGTACGACTCCGGTGCCACGTGCAGCACGCAGGCGCCGTAACTGGTGCCGCTCATCCGGGCGTCGGAGATCCGCACCATGTCCCGCACCCCCTGCTTCAGGAGGTGGTCGGGCAGGGGCAGCATCCCGTACTCGGGCATGCCCGGGCCGCCCTTGGGCCCGGCGTTGCGCAGCACCAGCACGCTGTCCGCGGTGATGTTCAGGGACGGGTCGTTGATGGTGCGCTGCATCGTCCGGTAGTCGTCGAAGACGACGGCCGGGCCGGTGTGCTCGAGCAGGTGCGGCTCGGCGGCGATGTGCTTGATGACCGCGCCGTCCGGGCACAGGTTGCCGCGCAGCACGGCGACCCCGCCCTCCCGGGCGACCGGGTTGTCCCGGGGCCGGATGACGTCGTCGTCGTGGACCAGGGCGCCGGCCAGTTGCTCGCGCATCGTGTCGTGGCAGACCGTGGGCCGGTCCAGGTGGAGCAGGTCCGGGATGCGGGAGAGGAACCCGGGCAGGCCGCCGGCGAAGTGGAAGTCCTCCATGAGGTACTTCTGTCCGCCGGGCCGGACGTTGGCCAGCACCGGGACCCGGCGGGCGAGGCGGTCGAAGTCGTCGAGGGTCAGCGTGACGCCCGCCCGGCCGGCCATGGCGATCAGGTGGATCACGGCGTTGGTGGAGCCGCCGAGGCCGAGCACGGTGGTGACCGCGTCCTCGAAGGCGTCCCGGGTCAGCAGCCGGGACAGCCTGCGGTCCCGGTGGACCAGGTCGACGGCGGTCATCCCCGCCCGCGCGGCCATCCGGTCGTGCCCGGAGTCGACGGCCGGGATGCTGGAGGCGCCGGGGACGGTCACGCCGAGCGCCTCGGCGGCGGCGGTCAGGGTGGACGCCGTCCCCATGGTCATGCAGTGGCCGGGCGAGCGGGCCAGACCGCTCTCCAGCTCCTGCATCTCGCAGTCGCCGATGAGGCCGGCCCGCTTGTCGTCCCAGTACTTCCACATGTCGGTGCCGGAGCCGAGGACCTCGCCCCGCCAGTGACCCGGCAGCATCGGCCCCGCGGGGACGAAGACGGCGGGCAGGTCGACGGAGGCGGCGCCCATGAGGAGGGCGGGCGTGGACTTGTCGCAGCCGCCCATCAGGACGGCCCCGTCGACCGGGTAGGACCGCAGCAGCTCCTCGGTCTCCATCGCGAGCATGTTGCGGTAGAGCATCGGGGTCGGCTTCTGGAAGGTCTCGCTGAGGGTGGAGACCGGGAACTCCAGGGGGAAGCCGCCCGCCTGCCACACGCCGCGCTTGACGGCCTGGGCGCGCTCCCGCAGGTGGACGTGGCAGGGGTTGATGTCGGACCAGGTGTTCAGGATCGCGATGACCGGCTTGCCCAGGTGCTCCTCGGGCAGGTAGCCGAGCTGG contains the following coding sequences:
- the araD gene encoding L-arabinonate dehydratase, whose amino-acid sequence is MTDRTTGGTAGGKRPEQLRSHQWYGTEGLRSFSHRARTRQLGYLPEEHLGKPVIAILNTWSDINPCHVHLRERAQAVKRGVWQAGGFPLEFPVSTLSETFQKPTPMLYRNMLAMETEELLRSYPVDGAVLMGGCDKSTPALLMGAASVDLPAVFVPAGPMLPGHWRGEVLGSGTDMWKYWDDKRAGLIGDCEMQELESGLARSPGHCMTMGTASTLTAAAEALGVTVPGASSIPAVDSGHDRMAARAGMTAVDLVHRDRRLSRLLTRDAFEDAVTTVLGLGGSTNAVIHLIAMAGRAGVTLTLDDFDRLARRVPVLANVRPGGQKYLMEDFHFAGGLPGFLSRIPDLLHLDRPTVCHDTMREQLAGALVHDDDVIRPRDNPVAREGGVAVLRGNLCPDGAVIKHIAAEPHLLEHTGPAVVFDDYRTMQRTINDPSLNITADSVLVLRNAGPKGGPGMPEYGMLPLPDHLLKQGVRDMVRISDARMSGTSYGACVLHVAPESYVGGPLALVRSGDLITLDVEARTLHLHVDDAELERRRAAWTPPPVPYERGYGALYLDQITQADTGCDFEFLARPGTVQDPYAG